GCGGCCGGGGCGCAGCCACTCCCCCATGCGCGCGTGGACGCGGTCGATCGCGGCACCGGCGTCGCGCAGGGCGTCGACCTCCGCGGGCTCCTTGACGGTGCGCAGCGCGGAGACCAGCTCGCCGCCGAGCACGAAGCCGGACTCGGGCAGCGCCTCCTGGAGGGCGAACACGCGCGAGGCCCACATCTGGTCGTCGACCGCCACCACGTCGGGCGACCCGAGCAGCTCGGCGACGAGCGCGTACGGGTCCTCGGTCTCGGACCAGGTGACGATGGGCATGGTCACGCCCGCGGCCTCCGCGGCGGCGCGCTCGAGGCCGGGCACGACGAGATGGGAGCCCAGCTGGGTCACCACCAGGCAGGTCAGGCGTTCCAACGGCTTGGCGGCGTAGCCGGTCAGGTAGCGCAGGTCGGCCCCCGGGGTCACGAGAAGGGCGTCGATTCCCTGCTGTCCGGCGAGGAGGCGGGCGCGGTCGAGGCGTTCAGTCACAGGACGAGGTTACCTAGCGCTCCCGACGATCCTGTGTGAACGTAGGGCGTATCTGCTCCACACCCTTAAGGATCGGGGGATCCATGAAGAAGGCAGTCATCGCCGCATCCGCGGCAATCCTCACGGCAGGACTGGTCACCGCGTCACCCGCAGTGGCCAAGTCCGGCCCGACGGCACCGAAGGGTCAGACCACCAAGCTGACCAAGGCGGTCACCGTCAACGGCATCCTGAAGCACCTGCGCCAGTTCCAGGCCATTGCGAACGCGAACGGCGGGAACCGGGCGTCCGGCCTCCCTGGCTACGACACCTCGGCCGCCTACGTCGCGCGCGAGCTGAAGAAGGCCGGGTACGACGTCACGGTCCAGGAGTTCACGTTCCCGTTCTTCCAGGAGCTCACTCCGGCCACGCTCACCGTGGGCGGGGAGTCGATCGAGACCTCCGTGTTCACGTACTCCTCGAGCGGCAGCGTGACCGGGCCGATCGTCCCGACCAACGATGTCCAGATCCCACCGGGCCCCGAGGCGGGGAGCAGCAACTCGGGCTGCGAGGCGGCGGACTTCGATCCGGCCCCGGCCGAGGACGCGATCGCACTCGTCCAGCGCGGCACGTGCGACTTCGCGGTGAAGGTCGACAACGCCGTGGCCGCGGGCTACGACGCGGTGCTCGTCTTCAACGAGGGCCAGCCCGGCCGCACCGACGTGGTCGCGGGCACCCTCGGCACGCCGAAGACCGTCCCCGTGTCGGGCCTCAGCTACGAGCAGGGTGCGGAGTTCGTCGCGGCCGGCACGCCCACGGGCACGCTGACCACCGACGTCGAGTCCGACCTCGAGCGCAGCACCTACAACGTGATCGCCGACGTGCCGAAGTCGG
This genomic interval from Aeromicrobium choanae contains the following:
- a CDS encoding M28 family peptidase — encoded protein: MKKAVIAASAAILTAGLVTASPAVAKSGPTAPKGQTTKLTKAVTVNGILKHLRQFQAIANANGGNRASGLPGYDTSAAYVARELKKAGYDVTVQEFTFPFFQELTPATLTVGGESIETSVFTYSSSGSVTGPIVPTNDVQIPPGPEAGSSNSGCEAADFDPAPAEDAIALVQRGTCDFAVKVDNAVAAGYDAVLVFNEGQPGRTDVVAGTLGTPKTVPVSGLSYEQGAEFVAAGTPTGTLTTDVESDLERSTYNVIADVPKSVLKKIKNPDQVVVVGAHLDSVAEGPGINDNGTGSAGILEIAKQLSSTGVYKGLQRPVRFAFWGAEELSLLGSEHYVATLPEDELSRIYANLNFDMIGSPNYARFVYDGDGSDGDPGPAGSGEIEKVFTDYFDSKGLASEPTAFDGRSDYGPFIAVGIPAGGLFTGAEGVKTPEQVALYGGTAGVAYDKCYHQACDDMTNINVNALNEMGDAAAFAVATLGLSKAGLYPDGSRKAAKQGKAKAHGKAHGHHKHGHLTQR